In Halarcobacter mediterraneus, the following proteins share a genomic window:
- the lipA gene encoding lipoyl synthase, with protein MTIAENKLTPKKKVDFKKPQWLRKKLVPNAQKEMEELLGEHGLHTICQEAKCPNISECYAKKNATFLILGNICTRRCSYCNVLTGKPTEVDLAEIDGVTQSVIKLGLKFVVITSPARDDLKDGGAKQFYRVTKNILEKSPGTQVEILIPDFQGKEESLQTVVDSGAVIIGHNIETVPSLYKIRKNASYKRSLEVLKKLKEIGKDKIKTKSALMVGLGETEEEMVQVFKDLREVGCEFLSIGQYLAPSGDYEKVKEFVTPEQFARYKKLALDLGFSFVHSTPYARSSYLAHEYLSNNQGTL; from the coding sequence ATGACTATTGCAGAAAATAAACTTACACCAAAAAAGAAAGTAGATTTCAAAAAACCTCAGTGGTTAAGAAAAAAACTTGTACCAAATGCACAAAAAGAGATGGAAGAATTACTTGGAGAACATGGACTTCACACTATTTGTCAAGAAGCAAAATGTCCAAATATTTCAGAATGTTATGCAAAAAAGAATGCAACTTTTCTTATTTTAGGGAATATTTGTACAAGAAGATGTTCTTACTGTAATGTACTTACAGGTAAACCTACTGAAGTTGATTTAGCAGAGATTGATGGAGTTACCCAATCAGTAATCAAATTAGGATTAAAATTTGTTGTTATTACAAGCCCTGCTAGAGATGATTTAAAAGATGGTGGAGCAAAACAGTTTTACAGAGTTACAAAAAATATTTTAGAAAAATCACCTGGAACACAAGTTGAAATTTTAATTCCTGATTTTCAAGGAAAAGAAGAATCATTACAAACTGTAGTTGATAGTGGAGCAGTAATTATTGGTCACAATATTGAAACAGTGCCTTCTTTATATAAAATTAGAAAAAATGCTTCATATAAAAGATCTTTAGAAGTTCTTAAAAAGTTAAAGGAAATAGGTAAAGATAAAATAAAAACAAAATCTGCACTTATGGTAGGACTTGGAGAGACAGAAGAAGAAATGGTTCAAGTATTTAAAGATTTAAGAGAAGTTGGCTGTGAATTTTTAAGTATTGGTCAATACCTTGCACCTTCAGGAGACTATGAAAAAGTTAAAGAATTTGTAACACCAGAACAATTTGCAAGATATAAAAAACTTGCTTTAGATTTAGGGTTTAGTTTTGTACATTCAACTCCATATGCAAGAAGCTCTTATTTAGCTCATGAATATTTATCAAATAATCAAGGAACTCTTTAA
- a CDS encoding IclR family transcriptional regulator: MQNSRNKSLSRGLKILKEIMMANQPLTANTLCQKLLIDKSTMSRLISTLIDESFIEYKENSKEIVLSDFMQSILEDEDRDRLVEKTKVILEEVHELSSESSYLGVFEEGSLLYLNQIDNSNRVLKTRNSVGLKSPIHTNAFGKILLAFSDIELKNLKLKKYTSNTITSTSKLQKELDLIQERGYAIGNEEYEFGLRSVAVPYFNQKNKLIATIGISGLSVRLDLEKLHKLGQEIFLTVNKYNI; the protein is encoded by the coding sequence GTGCAAAATAGTAGAAATAAGTCTTTATCTAGAGGTTTAAAAATTCTAAAAGAGATAATGATGGCAAATCAACCACTTACTGCAAATACTCTATGTCAAAAACTTCTTATAGATAAAAGTACTATGTCAAGATTAATCTCTACACTTATTGATGAAAGTTTTATAGAATATAAAGAAAATAGTAAAGAAATAGTTTTAAGTGATTTTATGCAAAGTATTTTAGAAGATGAAGATAGAGATAGATTAGTAGAAAAAACTAAAGTAATATTAGAAGAAGTTCATGAACTTTCAAGTGAAAGTTCTTATTTAGGTGTTTTTGAAGAGGGGTCTTTATTATATTTAAATCAAATTGATAATTCTAATAGAGTTTTAAAAACTAGAAATTCAGTAGGCTTAAAAAGTCCTATTCATACAAATGCTTTTGGTAAAATATTATTAGCCTTTTCAGATATTGAATTGAAAAATTTAAAACTAAAAAAATATACAAGTAATACAATAACTTCTACATCAAAACTTCAAAAAGAGTTAGATTTAATTCAAGAAAGAGGTTATGCTATTGGTAATGAAGAGTATGAGTTTGGATTAAGGTCTGTTGCAGTTCCTTATTTTAATCAAAAAAACAAACTTATTGCAACGATTGGAATTTCTGGACTTTCAGTAAGGCTTGACTTAGAAAAGCTACATAAATTGGGGCAAGAAATATTTTTAACTGTAAATAAATATAATATATAA